In Microbacterium binotii, one DNA window encodes the following:
- a CDS encoding ABC transporter permease has protein sequence MSSNSELPTHYVAEVKDASLTVDAVRIADEKPSSLWRDAWRDLRKRPTFWISLAVVAFILLMAVWPTLFTQTPPNDNCQLSNSNGGPAAGHPLGFTFQGCDIYARIVWGSRTSLSVGLLSTLIGSSIGLIMGALAGFYGGWLDSLLSRIGDIFFSIPYILAAVVVMSVFADFRNVFTLAFAIGGFAWASTARVVRAEVLRVRQADFVTASRALGQSRFRTMVSHVVPNAIAPLLVISTLSLAAAIVAEATLAFLGVGLGPDVMSWGRDISEAQQSLRIAPMALIYPSIALTLTVLAFILLGELIRDALDPRARARR, from the coding sequence ATGTCAAGTAACTCCGAACTGCCGACGCATTACGTCGCCGAGGTCAAGGACGCGTCGCTGACGGTCGACGCCGTCCGCATCGCCGACGAGAAGCCCTCCAGCCTCTGGCGGGATGCGTGGCGCGACCTGCGCAAGCGTCCCACCTTCTGGATCTCGCTCGCCGTCGTCGCCTTCATCCTCTTGATGGCCGTGTGGCCGACGCTGTTCACCCAGACGCCGCCCAACGACAACTGCCAGCTGTCCAACAGCAACGGCGGCCCGGCCGCCGGCCACCCGCTGGGATTCACGTTCCAGGGGTGCGACATCTACGCGCGCATCGTGTGGGGATCCCGCACGTCGCTGTCCGTCGGTCTGCTCTCGACCCTCATCGGCTCCTCGATCGGTCTGATCATGGGTGCGCTGGCCGGCTTCTACGGCGGATGGCTCGACTCGCTGCTCTCCCGCATCGGTGACATCTTCTTCTCGATCCCCTACATCCTGGCCGCCGTCGTCGTGATGAGCGTTTTCGCGGACTTCCGCAACGTCTTCACCCTTGCGTTCGCGATCGGCGGGTTCGCGTGGGCCTCGACCGCTCGCGTCGTGCGCGCCGAGGTGCTGAGAGTTCGGCAGGCGGACTTCGTGACCGCATCCCGGGCACTCGGGCAGTCGCGTTTCCGCACGATGGTCTCGCACGTCGTGCCCAACGCGATCGCTCCGCTCCTGGTCATCTCGACCCTGAGCCTGGCGGCGGCCATCGTCGCCGAGGCGACGCTGGCGTTCCTGGGTGTCGGCCTCGGCCCCGACGTGATGTCGTGGGGCCGTGACATCTCCGAGGCGCAGCAGTCCCTGCGCATCGCTCCCATGGCGCTCATCTACCCGTCGATCGCGCTGACGCTCACCGTCCTCGCGTTCATCCTCCTGGGCGAGCTGATCCGCGACGCCCTCGACCCGAGAGCGAGGGCCCGCCGATGA
- a CDS encoding dipeptide ABC transporter ATP-binding protein, translating to MSESAATPLLSIRNLRVAFDTQSGSREVLHGVNLDVFPGETVAIVGESGSGKSTTASAVVNLLPGTGHVTQGSITLDGRELTGLSRTQMERLRGREIGYVPQDPMSNLNPVWSIGFQVKEAIRANGIATGRKEVTQRAIEVLQQAGLADAAKRLHQYPHQFSGGMRQRALIGIGLAADPKLLIADEPTSALDVTVQRVILDHMAKLTREKGTSVLLITHDLGLAAERAEKIIVMQNGEIVESGPSREILQNPLHPYTQRLVAAAPSLASQRIQARAESRGIETTDDIEGLAPAIRVTDLTKEYKIRQGGFRSEAFRAVDGVSFEIPRGKTLALVGESGSGKSTVAKMVLKLEDPTAGSIEIDGTNIASLSNRQAFALRRRMQPVFQDPYGSLDPLRNIGNTIAEPMEIHKVGDGASRRERVRELLDQVSLPQELATRYPNELSGGQRQRVAIARALALKPDIVVLDEAVSALDVLVQDQILQLLAELQSELELTYLFITHDLAVVRVAADMVAVMEKGRIVEQGTVDEIFANPAEEYTRRLLDAIPGATIPLGGGN from the coding sequence ATGAGCGAGAGCGCCGCAACCCCGTTGCTCAGCATCCGCAACCTCCGCGTCGCCTTCGACACCCAGTCGGGCAGCCGAGAGGTGCTCCACGGTGTGAACCTCGACGTGTTCCCCGGAGAGACGGTCGCGATCGTCGGCGAGTCCGGTTCGGGCAAGTCCACCACCGCCTCCGCGGTCGTGAACCTGCTCCCCGGCACGGGCCACGTCACCCAGGGCAGCATCACGCTCGACGGGCGTGAGTTGACCGGCCTCAGCCGCACCCAGATGGAGCGCCTGCGCGGTCGGGAGATCGGCTACGTGCCGCAGGACCCGATGTCGAACCTCAACCCGGTGTGGTCGATCGGCTTCCAGGTCAAGGAGGCGATCCGTGCGAACGGTATCGCCACCGGCCGCAAGGAGGTCACCCAGCGGGCGATCGAGGTGCTGCAGCAGGCCGGACTGGCGGATGCGGCCAAGCGCCTGCACCAGTACCCCCACCAGTTCTCGGGCGGTATGCGCCAGCGCGCGCTCATCGGCATCGGCCTCGCGGCCGACCCGAAGCTGCTGATCGCCGACGAGCCGACGTCTGCACTGGACGTCACGGTCCAGCGCGTCATCCTCGACCACATGGCGAAGCTCACGCGGGAGAAGGGCACCTCGGTGCTGCTGATCACGCACGACCTGGGTCTTGCGGCCGAGCGCGCCGAGAAGATCATCGTCATGCAGAACGGCGAGATCGTCGAGTCCGGCCCGAGCCGTGAGATCCTCCAGAACCCGCTGCATCCCTACACGCAGCGCCTCGTCGCGGCGGCTCCCTCGCTCGCCTCGCAGCGCATCCAGGCGCGTGCGGAGAGTCGGGGCATCGAGACGACCGACGACATCGAGGGTCTCGCTCCCGCGATCCGCGTGACCGACCTGACCAAGGAGTACAAGATCCGCCAGGGCGGCTTCCGCAGTGAAGCCTTCCGCGCTGTCGACGGTGTCTCGTTCGAGATCCCGCGCGGCAAGACGCTGGCCCTGGTCGGCGAGTCCGGATCGGGCAAGTCCACGGTCGCGAAGATGGTGCTGAAGCTCGAGGATCCCACCGCGGGGTCCATCGAGATCGACGGCACCAACATCGCGAGCCTCTCCAATCGGCAGGCCTTCGCGCTTCGTCGTCGGATGCAGCCGGTGTTCCAGGACCCGTACGGCTCGCTCGATCCGCTCCGCAACATCGGCAACACGATCGCGGAGCCGATGGAGATCCACAAGGTCGGCGACGGCGCCTCCCGTCGTGAGCGCGTGCGTGAGCTGCTCGACCAGGTCTCGCTCCCGCAGGAGCTGGCGACCCGTTACCCGAACGAGCTCTCCGGTGGTCAGCGTCAGCGCGTGGCCATCGCCCGCGCGCTCGCACTCAAGCCCGACATCGTCGTGCTCGATGAGGCGGTCTCGGCCCTCGACGTGCTGGTGCAGGACCAGATCCTGCAGCTGCTCGCCGAGCTGCAGTCCGAGCTCGAGCTGACCTACCTCTTCATCACCCACGACCTCGCCGTCGTGCGTGTGGCCGCCGACATGGTCGCGGTGATGGAGAAGGGGCGCATCGTGGAGCAGGGCACGGTCGACGAGATCTTCGCCAACCCGGCCGAGGAGTACACCCGCCGCCTGCTGGATGCCATCCCCGGCGCGACCATCCCCCTCGGAGGCGGCAACTGA
- a CDS encoding PH domain-containing protein has protein sequence MSALLLAPWILLALWGIYVGVFASSVTSSADGLRVQNFLRITRIPFSAIADIRMRYQLVIETTEGRTLTCYGGPVSARSGARRSPSDGRPAAGSQDAERVIDDWQSAREPTAVPGPVRRMWDLPALVALIALVVWAGIAVAVVGAG, from the coding sequence GTGAGCGCGCTGCTGCTCGCCCCGTGGATCCTGCTTGCGCTGTGGGGGATCTACGTCGGCGTCTTCGCGTCCAGCGTGACCAGCTCCGCCGACGGTCTGCGCGTGCAGAACTTCCTGCGCATCACCCGCATCCCCTTCTCCGCGATCGCCGACATCCGCATGCGCTACCAGCTCGTCATCGAGACGACCGAGGGGCGCACGCTCACCTGCTACGGGGGACCGGTCTCCGCCCGCAGCGGCGCGCGCCGTTCTCCGAGCGACGGCCGGCCCGCGGCCGGCTCGCAAGACGCCGAGCGCGTCATCGACGACTGGCAGTCGGCCCGCGAGCCCACCGCCGTGCCCGGCCCGGTGCGGCGCATGTGGGACCTCCCGGCGCTCGTGGCGCTCATCGCACTGGTGGTCTGGGCGGGCATCGCCGTCGCGGTCGTCGGGGCCGGCTGA
- the typA gene encoding translational GTPase TypA — protein MARALRSDLRNVAIVAHVDHGKTTLVDAMLRQTGSFGEHAHVEERAMDSNDLEREKGITILAKNTAITYNGIHTDSPITINVIDTPGHADFGGEVERGLSMVDGVVLLVDASEGPLPQTRFVLRKALEAKLPVILLVNKTDRPDARIAEVEEEAHDLLLGLASDLQDDVPDLDVDALLDVPVVYASGRAGAASRTRPENGSLPDNEDLEPLFEAILEHVPAPSYDDEAPLQAWVTNLDSSPFLGRLALLRVFNGTLKKGQTVAWVRHDGSHSNARVTELLKTKALERFPAESAGPGDIVAIAGFEDITIGETIADPEDVRPLPAITVDDPAISMTIGTNTSPLMGKVKGHKLTARMVKDRLDRELIGNVSLKVVDIGRPDAWEVQGRGELALAILVENMRREGFELTVGKPQVVTKRGEDGKLKEPFEHLTIDAPEEHLGAITQLMAARKGRMDNMTNHGTGWVRMEFVVPSRGLIGFRSEFLTITRGTGIANAISHGYDDWAGSITTRQNGSIVADRQGVVTPFAMIALQERMSFFVQPTEEVYEGMVIGENSRADDMDVNITKEKKLTNMRSSTSDSFESMTPPRVLTLEESLEFARDDECVEVTPEKVRIRKVVLDATERGRAASRLKRQDANA, from the coding sequence ATGGCGCGCGCCCTCCGCTCCGATCTGCGTAACGTCGCGATCGTCGCCCACGTCGACCACGGCAAGACGACTCTCGTCGATGCCATGCTCCGTCAGACGGGCTCGTTCGGTGAACACGCGCACGTCGAAGAGCGCGCGATGGACTCCAACGACCTGGAGCGTGAGAAGGGCATCACGATCCTCGCCAAGAACACGGCGATCACGTACAACGGCATCCACACCGACAGCCCGATCACGATCAACGTGATCGACACCCCTGGCCACGCCGACTTCGGCGGCGAGGTGGAGCGCGGCCTGTCGATGGTGGACGGCGTCGTGCTGCTCGTCGACGCATCCGAGGGCCCGCTTCCCCAGACCCGCTTCGTGCTGCGCAAGGCGCTCGAGGCGAAGCTGCCGGTCATCCTGCTCGTGAACAAGACCGACCGCCCCGACGCGCGCATCGCCGAGGTCGAGGAGGAGGCTCACGACCTCCTGCTGGGTCTGGCCTCCGATCTCCAGGACGACGTTCCCGACCTCGACGTCGACGCTCTGCTGGACGTTCCCGTGGTCTACGCCTCCGGCCGTGCCGGCGCCGCGTCGCGCACGCGCCCCGAGAACGGGTCGCTGCCCGACAACGAAGACCTCGAGCCGCTGTTCGAGGCGATCCTCGAACACGTGCCGGCGCCGTCCTACGACGACGAGGCACCGCTGCAGGCGTGGGTGACCAACCTCGACTCCAGCCCGTTCCTCGGCCGCCTGGCTCTCCTGCGCGTCTTCAACGGCACCCTCAAGAAGGGCCAGACCGTCGCGTGGGTCCGCCACGACGGTTCGCACTCCAACGCGCGCGTGACGGAGCTGCTCAAGACCAAGGCGCTCGAGCGTTTCCCGGCCGAGTCCGCCGGCCCCGGTGACATCGTCGCCATCGCCGGATTCGAGGACATCACGATCGGCGAGACGATCGCCGACCCCGAGGATGTCCGCCCGCTGCCGGCCATCACGGTCGACGACCCGGCGATCTCGATGACGATCGGTACGAACACCTCGCCGCTCATGGGCAAGGTCAAGGGCCACAAGCTCACGGCGCGCATGGTGAAGGACCGCCTCGACCGGGAGCTCATCGGTAACGTCTCGCTCAAGGTCGTCGACATCGGCCGCCCCGACGCCTGGGAGGTCCAGGGCCGCGGTGAGCTGGCGCTGGCCATCCTCGTCGAGAACATGCGTCGCGAGGGCTTCGAGCTCACCGTCGGCAAGCCCCAGGTCGTCACGAAGCGCGGCGAGGACGGCAAGCTGAAGGAGCCGTTCGAGCACCTCACGATCGACGCTCCCGAGGAGCACCTCGGCGCGATCACGCAGCTCATGGCGGCTCGCAAGGGCCGCATGGACAACATGACGAACCACGGCACCGGATGGGTCCGCATGGAGTTCGTCGTCCCCTCGCGCGGCCTCATCGGTTTCCGCAGCGAGTTCCTGACCATCACGCGCGGCACGGGTATCGCGAACGCGATCTCCCACGGCTACGACGACTGGGCCGGCTCCATCACGACGCGTCAGAACGGCTCGATCGTCGCCGACCGTCAGGGCGTCGTCACCCCCTTCGCCATGATCGCGCTGCAGGAGCGGATGAGCTTCTTCGTCCAGCCGACCGAGGAGGTCTACGAGGGCATGGTCATCGGCGAGAACTCGCGCGCCGACGACATGGACGTCAACATCACCAAGGAGAAGAAGCTGACGAACATGCGTTCGTCGACCTCCGACTCCTTCGAGTCGATGACGCCGCCGCGTGTGCTCACCCTCGAGGAGTCGCTCGAGTTCGCCCGCGACGACGAATGCGTCGAGGTCACCCCCGAGAAGGTGCGCATCCGCAAGGTCGTGCTCGACGCGACCGAGCGCGGCCGTGCCGCATCCCGTCTGAAGCGCCAGGACGCGAACGCCTGA
- a CDS encoding helix-turn-helix domain-containing protein — translation MESIGPRIARSLRRERERAGMSISELARRAEVGKATISQLESGAGNPSVETLWAIATALGVPFAVFVEEPDDGLRLIRAGAGDGIRAADSPYSALLLAAGSPNSRSDLYLLRAEPGEPRRSLPHTLGTVEHVVLITGRAAAGPADSPVELSPGDYLRYRGDAPHIFEALTRDTSAVLVSEVR, via the coding sequence ATGGAGAGCATCGGTCCGCGCATCGCACGGTCGCTCCGACGCGAGCGGGAGCGCGCGGGGATGAGCATCTCAGAGCTGGCCCGCCGGGCCGAAGTGGGAAAGGCCACGATCTCGCAACTCGAGTCGGGCGCCGGCAACCCGAGCGTGGAGACGCTCTGGGCGATCGCGACTGCTCTGGGCGTGCCGTTCGCGGTCTTCGTCGAAGAGCCCGACGACGGACTGCGCCTCATCCGGGCGGGGGCGGGCGACGGCATCCGCGCGGCGGACTCGCCCTACAGCGCCCTGTTGCTCGCGGCGGGCTCGCCGAACTCGCGCAGCGACCTCTACCTGCTTCGCGCGGAGCCGGGCGAACCGCGTCGGTCGCTGCCGCACACGCTCGGCACCGTCGAGCACGTCGTGCTGATCACCGGACGCGCGGCCGCAGGGCCCGCAGACTCCCCCGTCGAACTCTCGCCGGGCGACTACCTCCGGTATCGCGGGGATGCGCCTCACATCTTCGAGGCGCTCACCCGCGATACCAGTGCGGTCCTCGTCTCCGAGGTCCGCTGA
- a CDS encoding AzlC family ABC transporter permease: MDVESLPDPGRRAVRQGLAVALATSAYGISFGALSVAAGLDVWQTCVLSLLMFTGGSQFAFVGVIAAGGIAAAPAAIASAALLGVRNVAYGMRLSPQFDGMWRKMAAAGFTIDESTAVSLAQADARARALGFWVTGVGIYVGWNISTLAGALLGDVLGDPRAYGLDAAAAAAFLALLWPRLVGRQAIAVGIAAAVVATVLTPALMPGVPVLIAALVAVVVGWGGRSGAKAAS; encoded by the coding sequence ATGGATGTGGAGAGCCTGCCCGACCCCGGCCGCCGCGCGGTGCGCCAGGGCCTTGCGGTCGCCCTGGCGACAAGTGCGTACGGCATCTCCTTCGGCGCCCTCTCGGTCGCTGCCGGCCTCGATGTCTGGCAGACGTGCGTCCTGAGCCTGCTCATGTTCACCGGCGGATCGCAGTTCGCCTTCGTCGGCGTCATCGCCGCCGGAGGGATCGCTGCCGCGCCCGCGGCGATCGCCTCCGCGGCGCTTCTCGGGGTGCGTAACGTCGCGTACGGTATGCGGCTGTCGCCGCAGTTCGACGGGATGTGGCGCAAGATGGCCGCTGCCGGGTTCACGATCGATGAATCGACCGCCGTCTCGCTCGCGCAGGCGGATGCGCGTGCCCGCGCTCTCGGATTCTGGGTCACCGGCGTCGGCATCTACGTCGGCTGGAACATCTCGACGCTGGCGGGCGCGCTCCTGGGCGACGTCCTGGGGGACCCGCGCGCGTACGGACTGGATGCCGCGGCCGCCGCGGCCTTCCTCGCGCTGCTGTGGCCGCGCCTGGTGGGCAGGCAGGCCATCGCCGTCGGCATCGCCGCGGCCGTGGTCGCGACGGTCCTCACACCCGCGCTCATGCCGGGGGTTCCCGTGCTGATCGCCGCCCTCGTGGCGGTCGTCGTCGGGTGGGGCGGTCGCTCCGGGGCGAAGGCGGCGTCGTGA